A region of Procambarus clarkii isolate CNS0578487 chromosome 48, FALCON_Pclarkii_2.0, whole genome shotgun sequence DNA encodes the following proteins:
- the LOC123764805 gene encoding anti-lipopolysaccharide factor isoform X1 — protein sequence MRAWTLLTVVSLVVVVVLQQPCQAQIQVTPELIAGIIKKLVSLWKNGELEFMGHTCKYSYKPRISSWRLYYIGKMWCPGWASFSGESKTKSRTGSIEQATKDFVRKAVANNLITAEAAGDWLN from the exons ATGAGGGCGTGGACACTACTGACGGTggtgagcctggtggtggtggtggtgctgcagcaGCCGTGCCAGGCACAGATTCAGGTCACCCCGGAGCTCATCGCGGGCATCATCAAAAAACTGGTCAG CTTATGGAAAAATGGAGAGTTGGAATTCATGGGCCACACCTGCAAGTACAGCTACAAACCCAGAATCAGCAGTTGGCGCCTATACTACATAGGAAAGATGTGGTGTCCGGGTTGGGCCTCCTTCTCTGGCGAGT CCAAAACTAAGAGTAGAACAGGATCCatcgagcaagccaccaaggactTCGTCCGGAAAGCCGTAGCGAACAATCTTATTACTGCTGAAGCTGCTGGAGATTGGCTCAATTAA
- the LOC123764805 gene encoding anti-lipopolysaccharide factor isoform X2 has translation MRSWTLLTVMSLMMMVVLQQPCQAQVSPELINLIINKLGGLWKDGEVEFMGRACNYSYSPKISGWRLYYKGKMWCPGWAPFSGDSQTKSRAGAIEHATRDFVRKAIENKLITAEEAAAWLKQ, from the exons ATGCGGTCGTGGACACTACTGACGGTGATGAgtctgatgatgatggtggtgctgcAGCAGCCGTGCCAGGCTCAGGTCTCCCCGGAGCTCATCAATCTCATCATCAACAAACTGGGCGG GTTATGGAAAGATGGAGAGGTGGAATTCATGGGCCGCGCCTGCAACTACAGCTACAGTCCCAAAATCAGCGGTTGGCGTCTCTACTACAAAGGAAAAATGTGGTGTCCGGGTTGGGCGCCCTTCTCTGGCGACT CCCAAACTAAGAGTAGAGCAGGAGCCATCGAGCACGCCACCAGGGACTTCGTCAGGAAAGCCATCGAGAACAAGCTTATTACCGCTGAAGAAGCTGCAGCTTGGCTCAAGCAATAG